The proteins below come from a single Arthrobacter crystallopoietes genomic window:
- a CDS encoding ABC transporter substrate-binding protein translates to MRHSRQRATRSTILAGSVLLALSLSACTNASQAAPEPAGSGASAGANTGAEAVALNETARDLLPEEIRAAGTLRVASDPTYAPFEYYDTDNTTMIGYDVDFSDAVGAALGLEVEHVPATFDTILPGLASGKYDMAMSTFSITPEREKIVDFVDYLNGGSGVAVVPGNPQQISMDPLSMCGKKIAGQKGSIQSMEYLPAFSKECTAAGKEPIVIQNFPGQTDANLALTSGRVDAVVADSVSLAYQAKEAGGQFELAAGEDYEPIPTGIALAKNAGLQEAVTEATRGILDSDYYEEMRAKWGLPESVLITSEVLDEK, encoded by the coding sequence ATGCGTCATTCCCGTCAACGTGCCACCCGGTCAACCATCCTGGCCGGCTCCGTACTGCTGGCCTTGTCCCTCAGCGCCTGCACCAATGCCTCTCAAGCCGCCCCGGAACCGGCAGGTTCCGGGGCTTCGGCAGGCGCCAATACCGGCGCGGAAGCCGTTGCCCTCAACGAGACGGCCAGGGACCTGCTGCCCGAGGAGATCCGGGCCGCCGGAACCCTGCGCGTGGCTTCGGACCCAACGTACGCTCCCTTCGAGTACTACGACACCGACAACACGACCATGATCGGCTACGACGTCGACTTCTCGGACGCCGTGGGCGCCGCGCTGGGCCTGGAGGTCGAGCATGTGCCGGCAACATTCGACACCATCCTGCCGGGTCTGGCCTCTGGGAAATACGACATGGCCATGTCGACGTTCTCGATCACGCCTGAACGCGAGAAGATCGTGGACTTCGTGGACTACCTCAACGGCGGCTCCGGCGTCGCCGTCGTGCCTGGAAATCCCCAGCAGATCTCGATGGACCCCTTAAGCATGTGCGGCAAGAAGATCGCCGGGCAGAAGGGCTCGATCCAGTCCATGGAGTATCTGCCCGCCTTCTCCAAGGAATGCACGGCCGCGGGCAAAGAGCCCATTGTCATTCAGAACTTTCCCGGGCAGACCGATGCCAATCTCGCCCTGACGTCCGGGCGTGTGGACGCCGTGGTGGCGGACAGCGTCTCGCTGGCCTACCAAGCCAAGGAAGCCGGCGGTCAGTTCGAACTGGCGGCCGGTGAGGACTACGAACCGATCCCCACCGGTATAGCCCTGGCGAAAAACGCAGGGCTGCAGGAAGCCGTCACCGAGGCCACCCGGGGCATTCTGGACAGCGACTACTACGAGGAAATGCGCGCCAAATGGGGTCTCCCGGAGTCCGTCCTGATCACCTCCGAAGTCCTCGACGAGAAGTAG
- a CDS encoding DUF5058 family protein translates to MSPTTSSIVSAAGESTDILAVANMPVLWICAAGVFAVILIQSVIYMKAARKAAPAAEITGPELKTAFRSGAIAAIGPSLAVVMVAIALLAVFGTPAVLVRIGLIGSAAYETGAASIAAGSAGAELGGPTYTQNVFAIAFFAMSMGGAMWMLATLILTPLMKRGGTKLAKVNPVAMSIVPGAALLGAFIALGVAEVPKSMIHVYALLTSAAVMGLCAAVGRSRKRAWLREWGLGFAIVAGLVVAYMAHTAGTPVA, encoded by the coding sequence ATGTCACCCACAACCTCCAGCATTGTCTCCGCCGCCGGCGAATCCACTGACATTCTGGCCGTAGCAAACATGCCAGTGCTGTGGATCTGCGCAGCCGGCGTGTTCGCCGTGATCCTTATCCAGTCCGTCATCTATATGAAGGCCGCCCGCAAAGCCGCCCCGGCGGCCGAGATCACCGGCCCGGAGCTCAAGACCGCCTTCCGGTCCGGCGCGATTGCCGCCATCGGCCCGTCCCTCGCCGTCGTCATGGTGGCCATTGCGCTGCTGGCGGTCTTTGGTACACCCGCCGTGCTGGTCCGGATTGGCCTGATCGGCTCGGCTGCCTACGAGACCGGCGCGGCGAGCATCGCAGCCGGTAGCGCCGGGGCCGAACTCGGCGGACCGACCTACACCCAGAACGTCTTCGCCATCGCCTTCTTTGCCATGAGCATGGGCGGCGCGATGTGGATGCTGGCGACTCTGATCCTGACTCCGTTGATGAAACGCGGCGGCACCAAGCTGGCCAAGGTCAACCCGGTTGCCATGTCGATTGTCCCCGGCGCCGCCCTGCTCGGTGCGTTCATCGCCTTGGGCGTCGCCGAGGTGCCCAAGTCCATGATCCACGTCTATGCACTGCTCACGTCCGCCGCTGTGATGGGCCTGTGCGCGGCAGTGGGCCGTAGCCGGAAACGTGCCTGGCTGCGCGAATGGGGCCTGGGTTTCGCCATCGTCGCCGGTCTAGTAGTGGCCTACATGGCGCACACAGCCGGAACCCCCGTCGCCTGA
- a CDS encoding SRPBCC family protein: MSGHPANGWEDMMANVLKLNNPEALPYSEYEREFDYPAAEVFRAHADPELYRLWIGPRGLTTRIEEHDYTSGGSFRFVQHRGDGIEHAFRGIFHSLRDNEFILNTFEYEGYPDVVTLEYTTFEDLPGGRSRLTGRSVFPDLTSRDRYLSDGMETGMSEGYDRLEELLAGVAAV, from the coding sequence TTGAGCGGGCACCCCGCCAATGGCTGGGAGGACATGATGGCTAACGTACTGAAGCTCAACAATCCGGAAGCTCTGCCCTACAGCGAGTACGAGCGCGAGTTCGACTACCCGGCGGCCGAGGTCTTCCGTGCCCATGCCGATCCGGAGCTGTACCGGCTGTGGATCGGCCCGCGCGGCCTGACCACCCGGATCGAGGAGCACGACTACACGAGCGGCGGATCTTTCCGCTTCGTCCAGCACCGCGGCGACGGCATTGAACACGCCTTCCGCGGCATCTTCCACAGTCTCCGCGACAACGAGTTCATCCTGAATACCTTCGAGTACGAGGGTTATCCCGATGTCGTGACCTTGGAATACACAACGTTCGAGGATCTGCCCGGCGGACGGTCCCGGTTGACCGGGCGCTCTGTCTTCCCAGATCTAACCTCGCGCGACCGCTATCTGAGCGATGGCATGGAAACGGGCATGTCCGAAGGTTACGATCGGCTCGAGGAACTGCTCGCGGGGGTTGCCGCCGTCTAA
- a CDS encoding amino acid ABC transporter ATP-binding protein, with protein MTAIHGVEPMVKADAICKNFGSNQVLKGIDLHVQPGEVVCLIGPSGSGKSTFLRCINHLETVDGGRMWVNGKIVGYDLKGTKLYEQSHNDVCRSRSEVGMVFQQFNLFPHMTVLENLIEAPRLVRKEKKAKAVARAMSLLEKVGLAEKSHAYPRQLSGGQQQRVAIARALCMEPKLMLFDEPTSALDPELVGEVLKVMKDLANSGMTMVVVTHEMNFARDVADRVVFMADGYVVEQGPAREVITNPQNERTKAFLASVLSEPAAA; from the coding sequence ATGACGGCGATCCACGGCGTTGAACCCATGGTCAAGGCCGATGCCATCTGCAAGAACTTCGGTTCCAACCAGGTGCTGAAAGGCATTGACCTGCACGTCCAGCCGGGAGAGGTCGTGTGCCTGATCGGCCCGTCCGGATCCGGGAAGAGTACATTCCTGCGCTGCATCAACCATCTTGAAACGGTCGACGGCGGCCGGATGTGGGTGAACGGAAAGATCGTCGGCTACGACCTCAAGGGCACCAAACTCTACGAGCAGAGCCACAACGATGTCTGCCGCAGCCGCTCCGAAGTTGGAATGGTCTTCCAGCAGTTCAACTTGTTCCCGCACATGACGGTGTTGGAGAACCTGATCGAAGCGCCGCGGCTGGTACGCAAGGAGAAGAAAGCCAAAGCCGTGGCGCGGGCCATGTCACTGTTGGAGAAAGTAGGCCTGGCCGAAAAGTCCCATGCCTATCCGCGCCAGCTCTCGGGTGGCCAGCAGCAGCGGGTGGCGATCGCCCGCGCCTTGTGTATGGAGCCGAAACTGATGCTCTTTGACGAGCCCACCTCCGCCCTGGACCCGGAACTGGTGGGGGAAGTCCTGAAGGTGATGAAGGATCTGGCCAACTCCGGCATGACCATGGTGGTGGTCACGCACGAGATGAACTTTGCCCGCGACGTCGCCGACCGGGTGGTCTTCATGGCCGATGGCTACGTGGTGGAGCAGGGGCCTGCCCGAGAGGTCATCACCAATCCGCAGAACGAACGCACCAAGGCCTTCCTTGCCTCGGTGCTCTCCGAACCGGCCGCGGCCTGA
- a CDS encoding succinylglutamate desuccinylase/aspartoacylase family protein: MGPVTAGGVVDVERRTSGKSLHGIEPGRAGKQLGFAGLSHSDNVYDNGLIPLPVAVVSSGTGPTALLVAGTHGDEYEGQVVLHELIRSLEPEHLNGTVVIVPAANAPAVRAGTRVSPIDGGNLNRSYPGQNRSGPTDQVADLIAGTLLPDADVVLDLHSGGSNSTYLPSMFIYRGPDQPTWERKVSAARAMGLPYVIVVQPRLEPGSLSTAGDDAGVLALSTELGGGGTVDPGILSDARRGVRALLAHVGILAAQPETEVQLETTATAEPIWLELVPDSPVMATAAGIFEPLVALGQRVRAGDPVARVHAIDDLERAPQEYTARVDGIVAILRRPALVALGSYLLHIAPELEAPRP, encoded by the coding sequence GTGGGTCCCGTGACCGCCGGCGGCGTCGTTGACGTCGAGCGGCGAACGTCGGGCAAGTCCTTGCACGGGATCGAACCGGGCCGGGCCGGCAAGCAGTTGGGTTTTGCGGGCCTGTCGCATTCGGACAACGTCTATGACAACGGGCTGATCCCGTTGCCGGTCGCGGTCGTTTCCTCGGGGACCGGACCGACCGCGCTGCTGGTCGCGGGCACGCACGGGGACGAATACGAAGGCCAGGTGGTGTTGCATGAACTGATCCGGTCCCTGGAACCGGAGCACCTGAACGGCACGGTGGTCATCGTGCCTGCCGCCAATGCACCGGCAGTACGGGCCGGCACCAGGGTCTCGCCGATCGACGGCGGGAACCTCAACCGAAGCTACCCGGGACAGAACCGCAGCGGACCCACCGACCAGGTTGCCGACCTGATCGCGGGCACGCTGCTGCCCGACGCCGACGTTGTGCTTGATCTGCACTCGGGCGGTTCCAACTCCACCTACCTCCCGAGCATGTTCATCTACCGCGGGCCGGACCAGCCGACCTGGGAACGGAAAGTCTCCGCTGCGCGCGCGATGGGGCTGCCCTACGTGATCGTGGTACAGCCCCGCCTTGAACCTGGTTCGCTCAGTACAGCGGGCGACGACGCCGGCGTGCTGGCACTGTCCACGGAACTAGGCGGGGGAGGCACGGTTGATCCGGGAATCCTGTCCGACGCGCGCCGGGGCGTGCGCGCACTGCTGGCCCACGTGGGAATCCTTGCAGCGCAACCGGAGACCGAAGTCCAGCTGGAAACAACGGCAACGGCCGAGCCGATCTGGCTGGAGCTGGTGCCCGACTCCCCGGTCATGGCAACCGCTGCGGGCATCTTCGAACCGCTGGTAGCCCTGGGCCAGCGGGTCCGGGCGGGCGATCCCGTTGCCCGGGTCCATGCCATCGATGATCTGGAGCGCGCACCGCAGGAATACACAGCCCGGGTGGATGGCATCGTCGCCATCTTGCGCCGGCCGGCACTGGTCGCGCTCGGCAGCTACCTGCTCCATATAGCACCTGAACTTGAAGCACCGAGGCCTTGA
- a CDS encoding amidohydrolase, whose protein sequence is MSNTLDAVVQTAGLGLTQQQQAQLHELYRHLHAHPELSMQEHRTAEFIEQQLDGLGIENFRCGGTGVVGILRNGNGPVVGFRADTDGLPIKEDTGLDYASTDTGILPDGTEVPVMHGCGHDTHTAVLLTVARMFGESREAWAGTLVLIFQPGEETAAGAAAMVADGLWERAPKPEIVYGQHVMPGLAGTVSLSVGNAMAMADSLKVTVHGRQSHGSQPQDSIDPVVLGAHMVVRLQTIVSRELDPRQAAVVTVGTFHGGLKENIIPASAEFTLNIRTFDDGVRAQVLAAVRRIVSAEAAASGAPEPEIEELYTFPACYNEPAEAEGLAEVLRGAIGQDAVSVVPALMGSEDFGHLAAAIDVPAVYWFFGGHSAEVVNGDGPVPMNHSPFFAPVMEPTLSTGVKAAVAALRSRLGR, encoded by the coding sequence ATGAGCAACACCCTCGACGCCGTGGTGCAGACCGCCGGGCTTGGCCTCACGCAGCAGCAGCAAGCGCAGCTGCACGAACTCTACCGGCACCTCCATGCCCATCCGGAACTGTCCATGCAGGAGCACCGGACGGCGGAATTCATCGAGCAGCAGTTGGACGGGCTGGGCATTGAGAACTTCCGTTGCGGCGGCACCGGTGTGGTGGGCATACTGCGCAACGGCAACGGCCCCGTCGTCGGCTTCCGCGCCGATACCGACGGCTTGCCGATCAAGGAAGATACGGGTCTGGATTACGCCAGCACGGACACCGGCATCCTGCCGGACGGCACCGAGGTCCCGGTGATGCACGGCTGCGGCCACGACACCCACACCGCGGTGCTGCTGACCGTTGCCCGCATGTTTGGGGAGTCTCGAGAGGCGTGGGCCGGGACTTTGGTCCTGATCTTCCAGCCTGGTGAGGAGACCGCCGCCGGGGCGGCCGCCATGGTGGCCGACGGTCTGTGGGAGCGCGCCCCGAAACCGGAGATTGTCTATGGCCAGCACGTCATGCCCGGGCTCGCCGGGACGGTCTCGCTTTCGGTCGGCAACGCCATGGCCATGGCAGACTCGCTCAAGGTCACCGTGCACGGACGCCAGTCCCACGGATCACAGCCGCAGGATTCCATCGATCCGGTCGTCCTGGGTGCCCATATGGTGGTCCGGCTGCAGACGATCGTCTCGCGCGAACTGGATCCCCGGCAGGCTGCCGTGGTCACCGTCGGTACTTTCCACGGCGGGCTGAAAGAGAACATCATCCCCGCGTCCGCGGAGTTCACCCTGAACATCCGTACCTTCGATGACGGTGTCCGTGCCCAGGTGCTCGCCGCGGTACGGCGCATCGTCTCGGCCGAGGCTGCCGCCTCCGGAGCGCCCGAGCCGGAGATCGAGGAACTGTACACCTTCCCGGCCTGCTACAACGAGCCCGCCGAGGCCGAAGGCTTGGCCGAGGTGCTGCGGGGCGCGATCGGGCAGGACGCGGTCTCCGTAGTGCCGGCGCTGATGGGCAGCGAGGACTTCGGCCATCTGGCCGCAGCCATCGATGTCCCGGCCGTGTACTGGTTCTTCGGCGGCCACTCCGCGGAAGTAGTGAACGGCGACGGACCGGTACCAATGAACCATTCCCCGTTTTTTGCCCCGGTGATGGAGCCCACGCTCTCCACCGGCGTCAAGGCCGCTGTGGCAGCTCTGCGGTCGCGGCTTGGGCGCTAA
- a CDS encoding VOC family protein, which translates to MDWTLEVVLLPVADIDRAIEFYRDKVGFNLDHHTVNEHMNVAQLTPRGSGCSIVIGNLPAQSEMEPGSLRGLQLVVSDAKAAREELLSRGVEASEITVFDKRDGGTFFGFSDPDGNTWAVQELKVRGEKPLIPSDARSGLGEK; encoded by the coding sequence ATGGATTGGACACTGGAAGTAGTGCTGTTGCCGGTCGCCGACATTGACCGCGCCATCGAGTTCTACCGTGACAAGGTCGGCTTCAACCTGGACCACCACACCGTCAATGAGCACATGAACGTGGCCCAGCTGACGCCGCGGGGATCGGGCTGCTCAATCGTCATCGGCAACCTGCCTGCCCAGAGCGAAATGGAGCCCGGCTCCCTGCGCGGCCTCCAGCTGGTCGTTTCCGATGCCAAAGCCGCCCGCGAGGAACTCCTCTCCCGCGGTGTGGAGGCCAGCGAAATCACCGTTTTCGACAAGCGCGACGGCGGGACCTTCTTCGGGTTCAGTGACCCGGACGGCAATACGTGGGCCGTGCAGGAACTGAAAGTCCGGGGCGAAAAGCCGCTGATCCCAAGCGACGCCCGCAGCGGCCTCGGCGAGAAGTAG
- a CDS encoding GntR family transcriptional regulator has product MAGIPNDVRPLAVRVYEQISADIISGSIEPGSALAQETVAAQYGVSRTPVRDALTQLTLEGLTTLVPGKGYIVNQLDEREIENVYEVRYALESLAVQRAAGAYTPQQLVRLKGLIDETEIVDPQDSAELFRLGRAFHLALVEPSGNDYLRGVITSIWNHPVQHRITLTYRQGPEHQAKVIHDHRRILQALKDQDISRAIEVLAHCHDVKDPNRYEPID; this is encoded by the coding sequence ATGGCCGGCATACCGAATGATGTGAGGCCTCTGGCCGTCCGCGTGTACGAGCAAATCAGCGCCGACATCATCAGCGGCAGCATCGAGCCGGGTTCGGCGCTGGCCCAGGAGACCGTCGCCGCCCAGTACGGCGTCTCCCGCACCCCGGTGCGGGACGCCCTGACCCAATTGACCCTTGAAGGATTGACGACGCTCGTTCCGGGCAAGGGCTACATCGTCAACCAGTTGGACGAGCGCGAGATCGAGAATGTCTACGAGGTCCGCTATGCCCTCGAATCACTCGCCGTCCAACGTGCCGCCGGCGCCTACACGCCCCAGCAACTTGTCCGACTCAAGGGCCTCATCGATGAAACGGAAATTGTCGACCCCCAGGACAGCGCCGAACTCTTCCGGCTTGGCCGGGCGTTCCATCTGGCCCTCGTCGAGCCTTCGGGCAACGACTATCTCCGCGGCGTCATCACGTCGATCTGGAACCATCCCGTCCAGCACCGCATCACCCTCACGTACCGCCAAGGCCCGGAGCACCAGGCCAAGGTCATCCACGATCATCGCCGCATCCTCCAGGCGCTCAAAGACCAGGACATATCCCGAGCCATCGAAGTGCTCGCCCACTGCCATGACGTGAAAGACCCCAACCGCTACGAGCCGATCGACTAA
- a CDS encoding Lrp/AsnC family transcriptional regulator, whose amino-acid sequence MHELTALEQQIVTALQIDPRASWRKIASVLREPERTVARRGSELLESGIVGVLGIRLRPTPVLVEMRCAPGTARVAVQAMAQRADTSFVYMVTGTADCLAEILTDRDRLHSALADELPGIAGLQHVNTYPILRYFKTLRAWQPGPLTVEQRAALQPVPLRDPAVFGEYPEMTKADDQIATVLCEDGRASFEAIARRVGVSEATARRRTEWLLETNTVHLRALVEPAALGLPVEALLWIKTSPAQLETLGQRLAALPETRYVAAITGDYQILADVTVANNQALYDFTSSGAWTADVAQISTSLLLHARKRGGRLTPGK is encoded by the coding sequence GTGCACGAGCTGACGGCACTGGAGCAGCAGATCGTCACTGCACTTCAAATCGACCCGCGCGCGTCGTGGCGGAAAATCGCCTCGGTCCTCAGGGAACCCGAGCGGACCGTCGCCCGCCGGGGGAGCGAACTGCTCGAGTCCGGAATCGTCGGCGTGCTCGGGATCCGCTTGCGGCCGACACCGGTCCTGGTTGAAATGCGTTGCGCCCCGGGGACGGCGCGGGTCGCAGTCCAGGCGATGGCTCAACGAGCGGATACTTCCTTCGTCTATATGGTCACGGGTACTGCGGACTGCCTGGCCGAGATCCTCACCGACCGTGACCGGCTGCATTCTGCGCTGGCCGATGAGCTGCCCGGAATTGCCGGGCTCCAGCATGTCAACACCTACCCGATACTGCGCTACTTCAAGACTCTGCGGGCCTGGCAGCCCGGACCGCTCACTGTTGAGCAGCGTGCCGCACTGCAGCCCGTCCCGCTCAGGGATCCGGCAGTGTTCGGCGAATACCCGGAGATGACCAAGGCAGACGATCAGATAGCCACGGTGCTGTGCGAGGACGGGCGGGCGTCCTTCGAAGCCATTGCCCGGCGGGTGGGAGTCTCCGAGGCAACGGCACGGCGGCGCACCGAGTGGCTGCTTGAAACCAACACCGTACACCTGCGCGCCCTGGTCGAGCCGGCAGCACTGGGACTGCCGGTCGAGGCCTTGTTATGGATCAAAACCAGCCCCGCCCAGCTCGAAACGCTTGGGCAGCGCTTGGCGGCGCTGCCGGAGACACGGTACGTGGCTGCGATTACGGGGGACTACCAGATCCTTGCGGACGTCACCGTGGCGAACAACCAGGCACTCTATGACTTCACCAGCAGCGGCGCCTGGACCGCCGACGTTGCCCAGATCAGCACGTCGCTGCTGCTGCATGCGCGCAAGCGCGGCGGCCGCCTCACACCCGGGAAATAG
- a CDS encoding amino acid ABC transporter permease, producing the protein MTAVTTRSGQTASTGDGYTVVKARHPGRWLSAAVIIVIAGLLLHSVMTNPNFGWDVVGLYLRDVSIGRGILVTLGLTAISMAIGIALGVVFAVMRLSANPVVRGAAFAYVNFFRGTPVLVQLLFWFNLAALYPVITLGIPGVHLDANQLITPMTAAILGLGLNQGAYMSEIVRAGILSVDHGQTEAAEALGITRMQTMRRVVLPQAMRVIIPPTGNETIGMLKTTALVSVISVPELLYSAQIIYARTFETVPLLIVASLWYLLITSILTVGQYYLERRFARGNQRNLPPTPLQQLKRFFATHDALSLKGGKK; encoded by the coding sequence ATGACTGCCGTGACTACCCGAAGCGGGCAAACAGCCTCCACCGGCGATGGCTACACCGTCGTCAAGGCCAGACATCCGGGCCGATGGCTCTCCGCCGCCGTCATCATCGTCATCGCGGGGCTGTTGCTGCACTCCGTGATGACCAACCCCAACTTTGGTTGGGACGTCGTGGGACTCTACCTGCGCGATGTTTCCATTGGCCGCGGCATCCTTGTGACGCTGGGGTTGACGGCGATCAGCATGGCCATCGGCATCGCCCTCGGCGTGGTCTTCGCAGTCATGCGGCTCTCGGCCAATCCGGTTGTCCGCGGGGCCGCCTTCGCCTACGTGAATTTCTTCCGGGGCACCCCGGTGCTGGTGCAGTTGCTGTTCTGGTTCAACCTGGCGGCGCTCTACCCGGTCATCACGCTCGGCATCCCTGGCGTCCATTTGGACGCGAACCAGCTGATCACACCCATGACTGCAGCAATCCTGGGACTGGGTCTGAACCAGGGCGCCTACATGTCCGAGATCGTCCGGGCCGGAATCCTCTCCGTGGACCACGGGCAGACGGAGGCCGCCGAGGCCCTGGGCATCACCCGGATGCAGACCATGCGCCGGGTGGTGCTGCCGCAGGCCATGCGGGTGATCATCCCGCCCACGGGTAACGAAACCATCGGGATGCTCAAGACCACTGCCCTGGTCAGCGTGATCTCGGTGCCGGAACTGCTGTATTCGGCGCAGATCATCTACGCACGGACCTTCGAGACCGTGCCGCTGCTGATCGTCGCCAGCCTCTGGTACCTGCTGATCACCTCGATCCTGACGGTTGGCCAGTACTACCTTGAGCGGCGGTTTGCCCGGGGCAATCAGCGGAACCTGCCGCCGACGCCGCTGCAACAGTTGAAGAGGTTTTTCGCCACCCATGACGCACTCTCCCTGAAAGGCGGCAAAAAATGA
- a CDS encoding aromatic ring-hydroxylating dioxygenase subunit alpha has product MYVLNTWYVAAWSTEVTRKPVRRVICEQPIVLFRTQDNEAIALADRCAHRAFPLSEGRTVGDSVECGYHGFTYGPDGVCTKVPAQSSIPERAKVRKYPVVEQDGWIWIWTGDPELANPADVPDTHWMVDPEWATVTHSYHFKCRADLIHDNLLDLTHESFLHKTTVGDDYIYEHGITVEVEGNVVSVDRLMPSVAAPPLYAETMDARGLFDRFHCTEFFVPNLHVLHSGITGEGKPREEGYLIKVLNGITPIDEHNSWYYYAFSRNFAVDNEQATEDLRVGLATVLDEDASALEAQEIGMQTRPEGEFDVLIAQDGGVAKARRILGALLKKEQQAQSVAGAAVRREPVAPRTA; this is encoded by the coding sequence ATGTATGTGTTGAACACCTGGTACGTGGCGGCGTGGTCCACGGAAGTGACTCGCAAGCCCGTTCGCCGGGTCATCTGCGAGCAGCCCATCGTGCTGTTCCGTACCCAGGACAATGAGGCCATCGCACTCGCCGATCGCTGCGCCCACCGTGCTTTCCCGTTGTCCGAAGGCCGCACCGTCGGCGATTCGGTGGAATGCGGTTACCACGGCTTTACGTACGGCCCCGATGGTGTGTGCACGAAGGTGCCGGCCCAGTCCTCGATTCCGGAACGCGCAAAGGTGCGCAAGTATCCGGTGGTGGAGCAGGATGGCTGGATCTGGATCTGGACCGGCGACCCCGAACTGGCCAACCCGGCGGACGTGCCGGACACCCACTGGATGGTCGACCCGGAATGGGCTACGGTGACGCATTCCTACCATTTCAAGTGCCGGGCGGACCTGATCCATGACAATCTGCTGGACCTGACCCACGAGTCCTTCCTGCACAAGACCACCGTGGGAGATGACTACATCTACGAGCACGGCATCACGGTGGAGGTCGAGGGCAACGTGGTCAGCGTCGACCGCCTGATGCCTTCGGTAGCAGCGCCCCCGCTCTACGCCGAGACGATGGATGCCCGCGGGCTGTTCGACCGCTTCCACTGCACGGAGTTCTTCGTGCCGAACCTGCACGTCCTCCATTCCGGGATCACCGGTGAGGGCAAGCCCCGCGAGGAGGGTTACCTGATTAAGGTCCTCAACGGCATCACCCCCATCGATGAGCACAATTCCTGGTACTACTACGCTTTCAGCCGCAACTTCGCCGTGGACAACGAGCAAGCGACCGAGGACCTGCGAGTTGGTTTGGCCACGGTGCTGGACGAGGACGCGTCGGCACTGGAGGCCCAGGAGATCGGCATGCAGACCCGGCCGGAAGGTGAGTTCGATGTGCTGATCGCCCAGGACGGTGGCGTGGCCAAGGCACGGCGCATTCTCGGTGCCCTGCTGAAGAAGGAGCAGCAGGCGCAGTCCGTCGCCGGTGCGGCTGTCCGCCGGGAGCCGGTTGCTCCCAGGACAGCGTAG
- a CDS encoding PDR/VanB family oxidoreductase, whose product MNEEFFDVEVRSIQRESSSVVSLRLEHPLGEELPEWNPGSHVDVLLPNGILRQYSLCSETADRAAWRLGVLREAEGRGGSAYVHDELKPGTKIQLRGPRNNFALEPAAGYVFIAGGIGITPVLPMVRHAAERGVPWRLVYLGRSRESMAFLGETLALGGNVEIHADDESGLYPLAGLLGRLDAGTHVYACGPGPLLNVLQSIADGWEDPARFHCERFTASDQAAAQLSDESSFVVELADGTQVSVGQSETILQALENAGINQPNSCREGICGTCETGVLGGEIDHRDSLLSDDERAAGDTMMICVSRCKGKRLLLDL is encoded by the coding sequence ATGAATGAAGAATTTTTCGACGTCGAGGTCCGCTCGATCCAACGCGAGTCCAGCAGCGTGGTCTCGCTGCGGCTGGAACATCCCCTGGGGGAGGAGTTGCCGGAGTGGAACCCCGGATCCCATGTGGATGTCCTCCTGCCCAACGGGATCCTGCGGCAGTATTCGCTCTGCTCAGAGACGGCGGACCGAGCCGCGTGGCGGCTAGGCGTGCTGCGCGAAGCCGAAGGACGCGGCGGCTCCGCCTATGTCCACGACGAACTGAAGCCCGGCACCAAGATCCAGCTCCGCGGGCCGCGCAACAACTTCGCGCTGGAGCCCGCTGCCGGCTACGTATTCATCGCCGGTGGCATCGGCATCACGCCGGTGCTGCCGATGGTCCGCCACGCCGCCGAGCGCGGAGTGCCTTGGCGGCTGGTGTACCTCGGCCGCAGCCGGGAATCGATGGCGTTCTTGGGGGAAACACTGGCCCTCGGCGGGAACGTCGAAATCCACGCCGATGACGAGAGCGGGCTCTACCCGCTCGCCGGACTGCTCGGCCGGCTCGATGCGGGCACCCACGTATACGCCTGCGGACCGGGACCGCTGCTGAACGTGCTCCAGTCCATCGCCGACGGATGGGAGGATCCCGCACGCTTCCATTGCGAACGGTTCACCGCCAGCGACCAGGCAGCGGCGCAACTCTCAGATGAATCTTCCTTTGTGGTGGAACTAGCCGACGGCACCCAGGTTTCGGTAGGACAGTCGGAGACCATCTTGCAGGCGCTGGAGAACGCCGGGATCAACCAGCCGAACTCCTGCCGGGAAGGGATCTGCGGTACCTGCGAGACCGGCGTGCTTGGCGGCGAGATCGACCACCGTGACTCGCTGCTATCGGACGATGAGCGCGCGGCCGGAGACACTATGATGATCTGCGTCTCCCGGTGCAAGGGCAAGCGCCTGCTGCTGGACCTGTGA